In Phoenix dactylifera cultivar Barhee BC4 chromosome 1, palm_55x_up_171113_PBpolish2nd_filt_p, whole genome shotgun sequence, the genomic stretch TGCTCCAACAAGAGCACCACCAATTCCTCAATACTGTTAGGTTGGGAATTGAAAGCAAAGGCATACTCAATCCAATCCTGTTGGCACAATGAAAATATGCTGTCCATTTTCACGAATAGAAGGATCATCCATTCGTGCATCCCAATATACTTTGATTGTTTAACTGCATAGAGTAACCTGCAAAGACAGATTGGATTGTCTAATAAACTGCTATGTCAAGATCCCATTCAGATAACTTGCATTCCCCTACACATGCATTCATTTTCCTGAGTTTATCTTCTACTTTCTAATAAGATCGCAACTAGATCTcaaatttctaaaataaataaataaataaataaacaatagCAATGCACATTGCTCTATaaacaaaatattatttaaaaatgaaagtatcaatcatttgatgggaaaATGATCTGGACTTCAATTTCATACGCAACCTGCCCATTTTTGAAGATTTCTGTGCTCATAGATTATAGTTCTTTCTTTCTGCACAAAAACCTATAGTACCAGACGTTAGCTAGGATTCTGTTCACATAACAGATAGTGTTCCTTTCAACTCTTCAACTCAATTGGTAACTGAAAAATCTAACATTCTCATTCATCAACGTAACATGCAAAATTTCAACCAGGtctaaacaaaacaaaacaaaacaaaacaagtaGATTTAACTTCTCTCAGTTGCATAGACCAACACTCCATTTTGCACAGCAAGGATACGATCTCTTTCAtgaatttatgaaaataaacaTCCATGCAGCACTTCCTAATTCATGTGAAATATGTAAGCTAAAACTTGTACGGCAGCATCAAAGTGGCCTCCAAGATGGTGACTTGAAGGCACAGAACCAAGCTAATGTAGTTTTGATGTATAATATCTGTCAGTTGTTGCTTCCATTTGTTGAGTGCACACAAAACAACCACAAAAGAAGGTAAAGCTTATTACACATAGAAGCTCAAATCGACATGAGAAAGTGCACTTGCAGCACCAAACTTGTTGAATATCAAAGTGCCTTGCCTCCTGCCTATAAAAATTTGATGACTAGCCATCAAAattttgcaagaaaaaaaatagcaatgCACTTGTACTGTACCTGGCATGCTGAAAAATAACCAAATATGGAAAAGAAAAGTACTAGACTTGGGAAAAATTATGAAGAATTTTCAGTGGTTCATGCCAAAGTCTACTTGTTTCGAACGTAGTCAgcgaagggaggaggaggatggtCTAGGGTTTCATGGCAGAGATTTATTAGGATTTCAGGAAGTCTTCAATAGGGATGGCAAGCAGGAGAAATTATTTGGTAGACCCAGTCAAACAGCCCGGCTGCAGACCGAGCCAATAATATGTCGCCACGTCAACTGAGCTTTCCAcggaataaaagaaaaaaaaaacaagccgACAATTTCGGTGGGAGATTAGAAATTCAAATCTCCCTCTAACCCTCTCTCTGCCTAAAGACCACCGCCACACCCCCTGCTCCCTCTCTCCATTTCTCTCTTTGCATGTCTCCTCACAGCCGAGACCCGAGACTCCCCTCCCCCTATTTTCCCTCCTCCCCTGTGGTTGAAATAACTGTGCTTCACCACTTAGTAGAGACCCTGCACTTCACCGCTCGATGGAGACCCTCGCACCGGACCAACTGCATCTAACCGACCCGAcaccttttcctttctctttctctctctctctctactatGTGGATGGGCACCAAACCTCCATTGTTTCTCCCTCTACGTCTCCctcccttctttctctctccatgGCCGATGGCCAAGCCGCCAGCAGGGGCCAAGGACCCAACTACCTTCTCTTCTctcccttccttttcttcccttctctctctctccctattGCTCGGTGGATGGCCCAAGGCCGTCCCTTGTTTTTCTCCCCTCACCGACCCCTGtctctcctcctttctctctctctcttctgctccccttctctctccctctcctcctctcccccccccccccccccctctctagACAGACCACAATTTGTTGAAGTATCATCCTTTCATTAGAGCCTGTATGGATGCTGGCAAAGTCTCATAGTCCACCAGATATTTTAATATTTCCAGAGAGATGGACCGGATCCATAAGAAATGATTTTGCTGGATTTAATGGAGGGAAGCTTTGTTTGGTTCTTCTTTTGCTTGAAAGTTTGATTGACCTACTATGTTACATGGAAGTACTATATATGTATAGTGTAGAAATGTGGCCGCCGAGTGAGAAAGATAGAGATAGTACTTCATTTACTTTCTTGCcctctttttttcctcttcagAACGCAGTCCAATTTACTTGTGTGATTTCCTTTGCTCAATTTAACTTTGCATTGAATCCCACACTAAGCATGTTCAATTTCAAGCTACTAGGAACTTTATATCTCCATTTGGTTGCCATTTTATTCAGCTGAAAGCCTGAAACTTTACTGCTTGTTTCATTTCCTACAAACATGCCTGCATCATTTCCTTATAATTACTTAATTCTTGATGCTTATTAATGataatatttagaaattttgctATAATTTTAGATCACAGTAAAGCTATATTTATGGCTCCTTGTCAGGATACTTTAATCAAGTGCTCTCATCTTATTTGAAGTGTCCTTTTAATTGATCCAAATCCGATCCCTTTGCAAGCATAAGCTATCACCATTGCATCACATGTATTCATGAACATTTTGGACTTGGACTCATGCTGTCCCACTCAAGCTCTGTTTGATAGGAAAATAAAGTGGCACTGTTGTTAtataaaagaagaaatcgaGGGATTAATCAAGTATAGCTTAAGTCATCCTTAATGCATTATGCTAGCACACGGGGAGGGGGGTTGAGCCAAATGATGTCGAAAGTGTGAACATAAGAGATGGACTGGATCTAGACCTAGCCCACCTACATGTCTGACCAAGCTCAAACAATAGTCATGTGGTGATGCTATATCCAGTCAAGTAAATATGTGTTTTCCCTAtttagttttaatttttgaatctttccttcacATTTTTTATTTGCAAGGAGGCCCTAACATATCAAAATACTAATTCCTTACCTATGATATGTATTTTGGTTTTATATTGGGTCGTACACCATATCtcatatatttttgttttctttggcAGAAGGCGCTAATGTCTCAAAACAGTGTTGGTTCTCAAAGTGGTCCATCTTGGCTGGATTATTGCGACAAGAAGTGTCATTGTGGTCATGTGGCTTCAATCAAAGTCTCAAATTCACAAAAAAACCAAATAAATTGTACTACAGTTGTGAAGAACATCGCTTGGTAGATTGGTATTTGCCTATAAATAATCAATCTAGAAGTCACTCTCCTCTAGTGGTTGAAGATTTACTTATGGAGATAAGAAGAGAGATTAGTTATTTAAAGGTTAGAGTCAAAAAAATGTATTATAGGATTAAAAAGAATCAACTGAGAGTAGTGCTATGACCTATACGCTTTTGGTTGGAATTATAGTACTACTTATTGCAATAGCATTTTAGTAATGTGAAACATGTTAAAATCTTATCTATGTAGTAATTGTAAACAATTATGCTGACCATCATGTTCCTATATTTCATTATTGCTTGCTAATTAGTAGCCTCTCTTGCTAATATCGGTATTAAAATATTGCTAACATTGGTAGCAGATGAATGAGAGACACAAGTCGATGTTGGCCATACTTCTTGGCTTAGAAGTAAATtgcaaatataagcaagcaacTGTCACAAACATAATGACATAGAAAATATAAGCTGATGTTATAGCATCTTTATCTTTGAGAAGAGTtataattgaaaagaaaaaatgtcATAGCATCTTGTACATGCAAGAAATACAATAAACTACATAAATGTGAGAACTTAAACATAATTCTGATGTCTGCTTCATGTGAGTTATAATTGATAACACCAGATGGTGAAGCTTCTAGCTGAGGAGTGCTAACATTGCTTGAAATATAACCCTCTGGATTAAATCTGCCCATTGAACCTCAGCTGCGGTTGAGTGAAAAGGAAATCATTTAAGATATGGAAATCATTTATATTTCCAACTACAGGTACTATATTTGCATCCCCATCATGATGCTCATGGATATAAGATATTGAAATCATTTACATGATTGTGATATCATTCATTAACAGGACAAAAATCAAAaggtaagaaaaaagaaaagaattcacAAGCTAGACAACTAATCATTTGTTCATATTAAAAGAATTCACAAACAGAACAAAAAGGACATCTCTATCGCCAAATATGCAGGAAGAAAAGTACTATGCAAATGAGGTCATTCTTACTGGGTGTGCTACATAGAGTTAGTAAAAAATTACATATAAATTACACATGATAAGCACCTATTCATAATCCCCTTTAAGCTTCTTTGTAGATACTCCTTTAGGTACTCACATGAGGAGGGTCTAACACagggtattcttcttcttcttcttcatcatcatcatcatcaaccaTTTCAGCCTCATCATAATCATTTGTTTGGACTGCTGAATGGGCGTCCAAGCTTAACTTATCAAAGAATTTTTCAAGTTTTGCATCTCCCATGTCAAAAGTATCCCACAGAATTTTCCTAGCTCCCTCATGCCCTTGGCTTTTCATAACAAGGTTATATGCATATCGCATTGCTTGATTATGATATATTAACTCAACAGTCCACTTCTTTTTTGATGACCCCTCTTCATTGAGCCTGTACACTCTTTTTCTCGCATCTTTTGTCCACCGTTTCAAAATGTACTGTTCGGGGATTCTTTGCACATTCTTAACGCTAAAGGCTTTTAGTACATGTGAACAAAGTAAACCCATTCTCTCGAATTTTCTACAACTGCAACTGACCTCCATTGTAGATGTGTCAAGTAGGACTGTCCAAACTTTTGAACCCCTTCCGTGCATCATCAACTCAAATTTGTACAAAGTTGCGCCAAGTGAAATTTCTTGGGATAATGATGTTGCACCACACTCATCAAGATACTCTTCCTCAATTAATTTGTAAATCTTGTGTGTAAACATTTTGGAACATTGCTTAAAAATTTCACTATGTTCAACAGTACAGGTAGGAGCACCCTGATTACAACGGAAGTCCTCTTCAGATTCGTTTCTTCGCCAACCATTAACCAATTTCTCCAATGCAGCTACAAACTTTGTGAGAGAAGTTGATTTGTCGGCTAGTCCATTCAAAACATTGTTTGTCAAATCACCCCTTTGAGATGATTTAATCCCACCATCAAAAGTGTCTTTGTTAAGAGCTGTACACCACTTATGACGGAACTTATATAGATTATGAAGCCATTTGTTTTCTTGAGCATCGAACTCAGAAATCATCTTGCCCCATGTTTCTTCAAACTCTTCTTCAGAATCACACCCTTGCAAACATTTGTTAAACAATTTATGAAAATTCTGATCAGAATTGAGACTACCCAAATGAGAGGGAGCATTCTTACAAATGTGCCACAAGCATAAGCAATGTTGTGTATTGGGAAACACCTCTGCAATTGCATTTACCATGGCTTGATCTTGATCGGTAAAGATTGTTTTAGGAGGTTGATCACCCATTGACTCCAAAAATGACTTAAAAAGCCATATAAAGGATGTCATTGTCTCATCAAACAAAAAGGCACATCCAAACATCACATTCTGCCAATGATGATTAACTCCAACAAATGGTGCACAGATAAGATTATATCTATTTGTGCGATAAGTAGTGTCAAACACAACAACATCACCAAAACAATCATAATCAACTCTCGATCTACcatctctccaaaaaaaattgcaaGGCCGACCCTCTTGATTAAGCTGCACATCCCAATAAAACATGCCTTCTTGATTAGCCCTATGCTTGAAATGCCTTACTAAGCTTTGAGAGTCTTTTGCATCGATTAGCATTAGCTTATGCTTGTTAATATAGTCATCACAATTCTGTTTAGTGAATTCCAAGTTTTCAGCACTGCTGCTTTCTTCAACCATATAGGAATATGTATTGACCATTCGAATTCCAGCATTCACCATTGAATCTAGTACACTAGCTTTTGCAGCTATAAGTGACCTCATAGATCTCAACAAATGCCTCTCTTCAGGCTTGGCCAAGTCATGATTATGCTCATCGACCAACTTTGTCACCTTCCATTGCCCATCCTCATCAACCGTGAAGCGGATCATGGCTTTACAACCAGTTCTTGTATCTGGCTTGTTATAGTTTGACtcatcaagaaattcatcattcTTAAGCCCTTCTTTTGAGCAGTAATAGTCCTTTGTGCGAATTTTTTTGGTCCCTATCCAGTAATATTGCTTTCCCTTTCGCACACTAAAACCCATGCGATGCCCATAGTCACGATATAAGCTGTAAGCCTCCTCCTCACCATGCACAACCTGCCCCAATAATTCTTTAGTCACCTCCTCATGTCTTAGAACATCAGAAGACTCCTCATGTTTGTCTGCTTCTTTGCCATTAGAGTTAGCACGTATAACTTCCCCTTCTCCACCATTGTCAAGACAAATAGCTTCCCTATGACTGCCCCCACAACTGCTATCACCATATTCAGAGCTGTCCATAACTGCAATTAGAAACATGGCTTGTGAGAGTTTAATTCAATAAGGTATCATAGACTCGAGTAGCATGCCTATATAAATAATCTAATTGAATCCTCTGTTTGTaactttttcctatataaatAATCTAACTGAATCATCTGCCATGTCAAATGGCACGAGAATTTTACCACACAAGAAGGAAAACACTATCAGATTTAGGCTCCTCCTGCAACAAGAATTTTGAAATCCAATTTAACAGAGACTGAGGTATGACTAAAACGGTAAATATATCATCTTACAATAAAACAGGAAGAATTGAAGGAGAGGAGATTGAGAGAAATGCAGGATTTGAACTTGCAAAATTATGCATTTAAAATGAAACAATACTTGCATCTACTGGAGATTAAGTCAATAGAAATGGCGTGAAGTACAGGTACCAATTTTAAGGGCCGTATGGGGCAAAAAAGCTATTAATGATGGCTCTTGCCCACCAACCATTATAAGTTTATTTCATCTAAAATTGCATGAAACAAGCATGCATCAGAGGCATGCTTTAGCCATATGCATCTTGTCAATGCTAAACAACGATCATCTGCGCCCTTTATTTAATGAAGCCGTTCTGCTAGGGTTGCGAACAGATCATCAAAAATGGGCAATTGGtagaatgaacaaaaacaaaataaagaaaCAGAAAGAAAACAAGCGATCGTTTTCTAAAGATTAGAAATTATTATAAGTTTGAGAGAGAAATGAAAGCAACGTAGGAGACCCTGACGCTGTCGATTTCCAAAGGGGAGACGGGAGGCGAAATTTATCAGAGTACCTAAAGGAAAGATGGGGCGTCTCGACCGGGGGGCGTCGGACTGCCAGGTGGGAACTCGACCGGGTGGCGTCGGAGGGCTCGGAGGGGTCCCGACGCCGGTGCGACAGCCGGGGGTCTCCGTCGAGTGGTGAAGCGCGGCGATTTCGTCCGCAGAGGAGGAagggagtatcgggtctcggcggtGAGAAGAGACGCAGAGGGGAGAAATTATACCCTCGTGGGGCCCGCTTTGTAGGATATAATTCCTCGagatgtagagagagagagaagggggcttCTGGGGAGAAATTATTCGATGAACCCGGTCCTGTGGACCGGGACCATGGCCCTGAGGGAGAAATCATTAGACGTTATCCCCTCTTTATTTAAACTATTTAAGATCAAAACAGATGTAAAAATTCATCGTGATATCCACCGTACACGTGTCTGGGATTTGGCCCGGTCCACAGGACCGGATCCATCTAACGTGGTTAGAAACGTGCATGGATTGACAGTACCGTGAAGGGACTAAGCTTGCCATCATGCCAATATTCATCTAAACTTTAAATATATAAGAATTTGCAAGAAATTCAGGATTCTATTTCTAGTggcaaatcaaaattcaataaaaacaaCACTCATTGCATCTCttcaatcatatttatattttcaaatatGATCAATAATTTATTTACAAAGCTATTTCCTCAAGAAGATtagccctttttttttgttttaatataAAAGAGTCGTAGCCCATTTACGAGCAATGAAAGCAAATGCCTAGAGCATCAGCAAAACaacaaaagatcaaaatgaaaatTATGCATAAGTTTTTTATAAATAGTTTCTGTAAACTCCACTTCTCTATGAAAGATCGGATAGCTTTGTCTCcctcttcatcaaaaaaaaaatatatgcatagacTTAGTTGATGTTAAATGACAATAATGGTGTTAGTTAGGTCAttactattttttctttcaatgtTCTACATCAGAATAAAAACATTTCGACGTTTTCACAGAGAGACTGCTATTGTTTAATTCTAGATGAAAAAAAATGTGATATAGAATTCTTCGTAGATCTGTACATGGATCCTTAATTTTCTCCATTGACATTCAAATAATCTATAATTAACTTTAGCTTAGGCTTGTAATCATTTCtgttagaaaatataaaatatataaataaatctacttcattctatcagcttaagcttttgagacaagtggtgatttcaatatggtatcagagcattttACATGTTGGGCTCGTCCATTAAGAAAAATCTAATCCACATATGAGGAGGAGtgttagaaaatataaaaatatataaataaatctacttcatcctaTCAGTTTAAGCGTTTGGaataagtggtgatttcaacaatTTCCATAGCATTCATTTGAAGGTTATTGGCTTaatattcaaatatttttaagtcactggctaaaaaaatcaaaagccgTCTATAGTTTATAGGCAAGTGGAGTTGATATAATAACTAATAAACTTCAAGCATGACAACCGTAGTTTGCATGGTTAGAACTTAGAACATGATAGGTGTCATTTGTTTAAAGAAAATCATGCAAGGAAAGTTAGCTAGTTGAAATAACTATAAATAAAAGTTATGCTTAAAAATAGCTGTTAAGGAAAGTTTTGCATGGAGTCGAACTAAAAGTCAAGCTTGAAGTATAATAGATTCTTTGACATAAATGTATTTTGGAGGTTGACAAAGATTGCTAGAATATTAATATACACACTTTCGGAAAAAGTCtaaagtctctctctctctctcacacacacacacacaggcgGTTAAATACTCCTACCATATGAACCTTCTTAGGGGGTTGATAGTTTGTAAACTTTTTGCTTCTTAGTCTCGTGGTAATTTGTAGCTACATTCTTTTATTTCTTAAGAAAGGCTTTAATCTaatccttaattattttaaaattggtATAATAATTATATTGAACATATAGTTACACGCATTCCAAAAAGTTGTCGTTTTTGTTGAGATGCCAACAAGGCATTATAATAGAATCAATTGTTCTCTAATTCTACTCAATCTTTTAGCAATGCCAGAATTTTGGTTTCTAAAGTCTATTAGAAAAACAACATATCAGGTATTTTTTTCAACTACCGATAATATTTTTAAGATAAAAACAATAAGCAAAGGTTGAATATGATCCTGTGTCTCTTTTGCCGCTTCCAAAcacttaagaaaaatattttctatacccCGCGTCGACAAGCTTTTCATTTATGCATTCTAAGagataaataaattatataaaactcacaacatagtttattttagataaaattaataaagtaaTCTAGTATGCTCGTTTATGAATTTATGGACTATCCGATAATACCCAAATTGAGGGCGAAGCTGGCTTGATGCATCATACATGACTATCTATAATGTCCAAATTGAGGAGTAAAAATCATAAGGGATAGgcactataaaaaaaaaatataggataGATTTTCTATTTTACCACCTTTTTTCTagcatccatcttaaagaaaaaatttaaaaattaaaaggtTCCTCTAGCCAATGGAGTTGTAGGTCTCGtgcttacaaaaaaaaaaaaaaaaaaaaacacggcatcctctttcttcttagTATTACATATTACATGCCCAAGCTATACAAGCCAAATAAATTGATTATCTAGTAAGTTAATACACATATCTAGataaatttatatataatttctagAACATGATATTCGTCAGTACATAATATACGACTAAATGATACATATTTCGTAAAGTTGTCATGTAGTAACCAATACGTATCTCCACACAAATTGATACAGAGTTTCTGAAACATCATATTCATCAGTATATACTATATGGTTGGATGATACACTCACAACAATTTTCTGATATATACTGCAAACCTCTTTGATACACACATAGCAGTAATCCAATACATACCTTTAGGTAAATCGATACATAGTTTCTAGAACACAAGCTTTATTATTATACATTACATAGCCATATGATGTACATCAAACAAATTAGTCATTTAGCAAGCTAATACACATTTTTTTAGTAAATTGATGTATAGTTTCCAAAACATGATATTTACAGTACCAATACACAGTACATAGCTATCTAACTTCGTTTAATTTGCTACATATATATCACCTGACCGTGTACCGTGTACTAATAAACATCGTATTCTGAAAAATGTTTATCGATTTATCTAGAGATGTATATTGATCTgctaaataattaatttatttagtGTGTATTATCAAGTCATGTAGTATGTACcgataaaaaatatattctgaaaatgaagaagaaaaaggatacggtatttttttcttaattatagaactAATAACTTTGTTAGTAGGATGAgtctttaacttttagatttcttttttaaaatagaTATTAGAGAAAATACAGCAAAGTAAAATGCccatcttttttttcctccgGTGCCtgctatatataatttttattaacaaaaataTAGCAAAGTATAATACCTGCCCTATCTTTTTTCTTTAGTATCTGTCCCATGTTCCAAATTGAGGGCCAAATTGGGCTGATGCATTACATGACTACTTTGG encodes the following:
- the LOC103701434 gene encoding protein FAR1-RELATED SEQUENCE 5-like, which codes for MDSSEYGDSSCGGSHREAICLDNGGEGEVIRANSNGKEADKHEESSDVLRHEEVTKELLGQVVHGEEEAYSLYRDYGHRMGFSVRKGKQYYWIGTKKIRTKDYYCSKEGLKNDEFLDESNYNKPDTRTGCKAMIRFTVDEDGQWKVTKLVDEHNHDLAKPEERHLLRSMRSLIAAKASVLDSMVNAGIRMVNTYSYMVEESSSAENLEFTKQNCDDYINKHKLMLIDAKDSQSLVRHFKHRANQEGMFYWDVQLNQEGRPCNFFWRDGRSRVDYDCFGDVVVFDTTYRTNRYNLICAPFVGVNHHWQNVMFGCAFLFDETMTSFIWLFKSFLESMGDQPPKTIFTDQDQAMVNAIAEVFPNTQHCLCLWHICKNAPSHLGSLNSDQNFHKLFNKCLQGCDSEEEFEETWGKMISEFDAQENKWLHNLYKFRHKWCTALNKDTFDGGIKSSQRGDLTNNVLNGLADKSTSLTKFVAALEKLVNGWRRNESEEDFRCNQGAPTCTVEHSEIFKQCSKMFTHKIYKLIEEEYLDECGATSLSQEISLGATLYKFELMMHGRGSKVWTVLLDTSTMEVSCSCRKFERMGLLCSHVLKAFSVKNVQRIPEQYILKRWTKDARKRVYRLNEEGSSKKKWTVELIYHNQAMRYAYNLVMKSQGHEGARKILWDTFDMGDAKLEKFFDKLSLDAHSAVQTNDYDEAEMVDDDDDEEEEEEYPVLDPPHVTLCS